The region TTGTCCTCGTTACCGTACGGGCGCTGCCCATAGAAGTAGCGGTCCACAAATTTGGTTCGCCGCGCTTTGCTGCCCAGCGCGCCAGAAATCAACCCCCACGCAGGCTTCCCGGTAACCAGTTCGCCCAGCTCGGCAAAATACTCCGCCTCGGGCAGCCAGCTTTCGTCGATCTTGTCGCGCTGGGGTAATTCGAGCGTGACGTTTTCTACCGCTCCGTTATTAGACGAAGCGACGACGATCTCGAAGCCATACAGCGCTGGATTGAGTTTGAAGCAAGTCTGTTGCTTGCCGGCATCATTGGCAGCTTCGCGTCCGTTATTGACGAACCCGTCGGAGGCACGGCGTAGCTTGGAAAGTGCATCGGCCCGGCTGGTCACGATAGCGGCAATCAAGTCCCTTAGCAGTGTCGTCTTGCCTGTGCCCGGGGGGCCATTGATGCCTAACAACCCCTGGGAATCGCCAAGCGTGGCCAAGATCGTATTGACGGCTAGCTGCTGGGAATGCACCAGTCCTAGATGCCGCTCCGACGGCCAGCAGCCCATGGCGTAGGCGTCTGGCATCAGACGTTTGATGAGTTGCAGCGATGCGCGGTCATCGTCTACATGCAGCCGCTCGCACGTATCGTGCCGGCGCAGATAGTGATTCAGCGGTTCGCTTTTCCCGCTATTGGCGATGCTGCCGGCGACGGTGGCAAGATCATCGAGCAGAAAACTATTGAGCGGATCGTCTTCTGACTCTCGCTTATTGGGGTTGACAGGCTGGGAGCGGAATCGAAACATCTGGCCATCCATGTCGTCAAAGAAACTCGCTACGCCAATGTACGTGAGAATCCAGCGGGTCAGCTCACGCAGCGCCTCCCCGGATACTTGGCCCACGAATAGCTCTTTCGCTCGATCGCCGATCGCTCGTTGATCGTCCTCGAAACCACTGGTCCAATCTTTCCCCGCCAAAACGCGCCCCAGAAACCATGCTTCGCTGGAGAGCACAAAACTGTCATCGACCAACTGGCCGGCCATGGTGAATTTCGCAGCGAAGAGTGCCGATTCTCGAAACTGCGGCTCTCGATAGCCCTGATCTGCGCCATACAAGTCTTTGAGGTGTTCAGCAACACGCCGACTGTCATAGAGATGAGCGAAGAGCGTGTGACTCCAGACGCGCCGCTTGGGTAAATGCTGTTTTGAAACAATACTGGCTGCTGACCATGGTGGGATAGGCTGCCCGATGGGAGTGTCGTGAATGAACGCACCGTAGGAGCTGCTGCGCTTCTTCAACTTGGGGGCAGACTGAGGTTGTAGCAATTCAACGGCATGCCAATACCGGACGATGTTTTCCTGTAATTTCAAAATTCTTTCCTATTCCTGCAGTTGGTGTGCTCCATTGCGGTGGAGCGCTCTATCGCGCGGCAATAGCCGACTAATCAGTGAGATAGCTTTCTTCCGTTCCGATTTAGGTCAAGCCCACTTCCCTAGGAATAGCATCCAATTTCGATTGCCTTGTTGATCCGTGATAGTTGTTCAATGCCGCCGCTTCTGACCGCGCTATCCCCGATGCGTTTTCTTCTCAAAATTAGTATTCATCCTGAGGACGCGCTCTGCGCACGCACCGCCAACCGCCACAATGGCCGCCGCTTGAGCGACAACAGTACCAGCGCGACCAGGCCATAGATCAGCGGTTCGAGCTCGAATCCTTTGACCGACCACCAGAAATGCACGCACACCAGCACCAGAGCCAGATAGATTCCACTGTGCAGGGTGCGCCAACGACGGCCCAGTTTTTTTACCAGCTTCGGCAGCGACGTGACGGCCAGCACCAGCAGTATCACCAGGGCTGTCAGCCCGACGACAATGTAGGGTCGCTTCACCAGTTCTGAAGCTATCAGGCCCCAGTCAAACTGAAGATCAAAGGTCAGGTAATTACTGACATGTGCGACCGCCCAGAGCGCGGCGTAGAGGCCCAGTGGGCGGCGCAGACGCATCAGCCGTGGCTGTTTCAACCAGCGGCTGAACGGCGCGACCAGCAAGGTCAGCATCAACAGATGCAGCGCGCCTTTGCCGGTGTAATGAATAATCGCCTCCACCGGATCGCCGCCCAGCTGGTCCGAGAAACCCAGGTAATACACCCACCCCAGCCACGCCAGGCTCAGCCCGTGGACCAGCAACCGCAAGGCTTTAAAAGGCACGCTTGAGGTCCATGTCCTTGTACAGGTGCGCGACCTGTTCTGCGTAACCGTTGAACAGTTGCGTGGGAATGCGTTCATCGCTGCCCAGTCCGCCCCGGGTGATGCGTCGCTCACTGGCCTGACTCCAGCGTGGATGATCGACCTGCGGATTTACGTTCGCGTAGAAGCCGTACTCGCCGGGTGCAGCCAGATTCCAGCTGGTGAGCGGTTGGTCTTTCACCAGCCGGATGCTGACGACCGACTTGATGTTCTTGAAACCGTATTTCCACGGAACGAGCAGCCGCACCGGCGCGCCGTTCTGAGGAGGCAGCGTCTTGCCGTACAGACCCACCGCCACCAGCGTCAGCGGATTCATGGCCTCATCAAGACGCAGCCCTTCTACATAGGGATAGTCGAGACCGCCGCCGGCAAAGCGGTTGCGCTGGCCGGGCATGTTTTCCGGGTCATGCAGCGTTTCGAACGCCACATAGCGGGCATTCGAGGTGGGGTCGGCTCGTTTCAATAACGCCGCGAGCGGAAACCCGACCCACGGAATGACCATCGACCAGGCCTCGACGCAGCGCAGTCGGTATATGCGCTCTTCCAGTTCAAAGCGGAACAGGTCGTCGTAATCCAGCGTTAGCGGTTGGTTGACTTCTCCGCCCACGGTCAAGGTCCAGGGTTTGACTTGCAGAGCCTGAGCGTTGCGGCGCGGGTCGGCCTTGTCTGTGCCAAATTCGTAGAAATTATTGTAGCCAGTGACCTTGTCCTCGGTGGTCAGCACTTGCCCGGGACTGCGGTCCGCGGCTGCAAACGTGAGCGGCTCGGCGCTAAAGCCACTTTCTATGGGGGCATCGGTAATGCCCAGCAGATCAAACAGCCCGGCGCTGGCATGGGTGGACGCGCTGGCCAGCAGGCCGCCCGCTCCGATAAAACCCAGCTGGCGAAGTAGTTGGCGACGATTGAGAAATACCGACTCGTCGGTGATATCGTTCTCGCTCAAGCCGGAATTGAAAGCATCGGTACGTTTCATGCGGGCCTCCTGAACAGATGTCCCCAGCAAAAGGCTGATGCCGGCGGTTATTGTCTGTTCAATACGGATGATAACGATAAAACCATTGATGCCGACCACCGAGGGACGAAAGGTGCAGGACTCGGAGTCGGACGAAAACTAACTTGAATGAGAATCGCACTATGAAAGGACTGCAAACACTGGTGACTCTGTTGGTTACGAGCCTGTTCGTGATCGCTGCGCATGCTGCTCCGCCGGAGGGCAAGGGGCCGCATCATAAGCATGCTGGCGAGCATGCGGGCCATCCCGGCAAGGGTAATTCGGGCAAAGGGCAGGGTGGACGGGATCGCGACGGTCACCATCGCGACCGGGACATTCTGGAATCGCTGGTGGATGCTGGCATTACCGCAGCCATTGCCCGCGAGTACGCACGCGGTGCCGGTTTCACTGGGTACGCTGAATTGCCGCCCGGCATTCGCAAGAACCTGCAGCGGGGCAAGCCGTTGCCCCCAGGCATCGCGAAGAAGGTGCACTCCGGCGCGTTTCTTGATCGCTTGCCGCGTCATCCGGGCTACGAATGGCGCACTGCGGGCACCGAGCTGATTCTGGTGTCAGTGGTCACCGGCGTGATCGCCGATATTCTCTATAACGTGTTCGATTAAGCGGCTCAGCCCGTCACTTTTACAGAGAGCTCGAGCCCATCCCGTGAAAAAGATCCTCATTGTTCTGGCCTTTGCCTTCGGCCTGTTCCAACTGCAGCAGGGCGGGCATCTCGATGCCTATCTTGATGGCGCGGGCTTTACCCAATCCGGCTCTGAAAACCAATCGCACTTGTCTGCGCAGGAACAGGAGCTGTACAACACGCTGGAGCGGATTCGGAAGAATGGGCCGTTCCCGTACCAGCGCGATGGCATCACCTTCGAGAATCGTGAGCGGCTGTTGCCGAGCAAGCCGAGGGGGTATTACCGGGAATACACGGTGGACACGCCCGGCCTGTCACACCGTGGCCCCCGGCGGGTAGTGACGGGCGGCAATCCTCCAGTGGAGTTCTATTACACAGAGGATCATTACCGTTCCTTCACCCGCATCAA is a window of Pseudomonas sp. gcc21 DNA encoding:
- a CDS encoding sulfite oxidase heme-binding subunit YedZ, whose product is MPFKALRLLVHGLSLAWLGWVYYLGFSDQLGGDPVEAIIHYTGKGALHLLMLTLLVAPFSRWLKQPRLMRLRRPLGLYAALWAVAHVSNYLTFDLQFDWGLIASELVKRPYIVVGLTALVILLVLAVTSLPKLVKKLGRRWRTLHSGIYLALVLVCVHFWWSVKGFELEPLIYGLVALVLLSLKRRPLWRLAVRAQSASSG
- the msrP gene encoding protein-methionine-sulfoxide reductase catalytic subunit MsrP gives rise to the protein MKRTDAFNSGLSENDITDESVFLNRRQLLRQLGFIGAGGLLASASTHASAGLFDLLGITDAPIESGFSAEPLTFAAADRSPGQVLTTEDKVTGYNNFYEFGTDKADPRRNAQALQVKPWTLTVGGEVNQPLTLDYDDLFRFELEERIYRLRCVEAWSMVIPWVGFPLAALLKRADPTSNARYVAFETLHDPENMPGQRNRFAGGGLDYPYVEGLRLDEAMNPLTLVAVGLYGKTLPPQNGAPVRLLVPWKYGFKNIKSVVSIRLVKDQPLTSWNLAAPGEYGFYANVNPQVDHPRWSQASERRITRGGLGSDERIPTQLFNGYAEQVAHLYKDMDLKRAF
- a CDS encoding anti-virulence regulator CigR family protein; the encoded protein is MKGLQTLVTLLVTSLFVIAAHAAPPEGKGPHHKHAGEHAGHPGKGNSGKGQGGRDRDGHHRDRDILESLVDAGITAAIAREYARGAGFTGYAELPPGIRKNLQRGKPLPPGIAKKVHSGAFLDRLPRHPGYEWRTAGTELILVSVVTGVIADILYNVFD
- a CDS encoding ribonuclease domain-containing protein, translating into MKKILIVLAFAFGLFQLQQGGHLDAYLDGAGFTQSGSENQSHLSAQEQELYNTLERIRKNGPFPYQRDGITFENRERLLPSKPRGYYREYTVDTPGLSHRGPRRVVTGGNPPVEFYYTEDHYRSFTRIKGH